In a single window of the Pedococcus dokdonensis genome:
- the valS gene encoding valine--tRNA ligase, with the protein MTDAPTTSGAATIPDKPSIEGLEDKWAQVWREQGTYTFDRAKGLAGGRSAVFSIDTPPPTASGSLHMGHVFSYTHTDCMARYKRMQGLEVFYPIGWDDNGLPTEKRVQNYYGVRGDASLPYVEGFEPPHRGDAKSLKAADTLPISRQNFIELCDELTVEDEKAFESLFRRMGFSLDWDISYRTIDDHSRATAQQAFLRNLARGEAYQSEAPGLWDVTFQTAVAQAELEARDYPGAYHRVAFHGADGPIHIETTRPELIPSAVALIAHPDDERYAALFGSTVRSPLFGVEIPVVAHPAAEPDKGAGIAMCCTFGDLTDVLWWRELQLPTRSVITRSGRIQAETPEWLVGTAGEQLFAEQVAGKTTFSAREAIVAALRESGDLDGEPKATQRKANFYERGEKPLEIVTSRQWYIRNGGRDAELNAEMIERGRQVDFHPPFMRARFENWVSGLNGDWLISRQRFFGVPIPVWYPLDDQGEPVWDKQLVPTEDQLPVDPAAQAPEGYDESQRGQAGGFVGDPDIMDTWATSSLTPQIAGHWRDDPELFAGVFPMDVRPQGHDIIRTWLFSTVVRAHFEFGSVPWHNAALSGWILDPDRKKMSKSKGNVVTPEDVVKEHSTDAVRYWAASGRLGADAAYDTGQMKVGRRLAIKILNATKFALSFGEVDLQHRGEVGDDLAAAVVNPLDRAMLAQLGDVVAKATAGFEAWDHTRALEVTETFFWTFCDDYLELVKDRAYGGQGDAEAASARAALRIALDVMLRLFAPMLPYVTEEVWSWWHEGSVHRAPWPTTADAAAGEGGDAAVLAAVGEALAGVRKAKSEAKVGMRAEVASIVLAGPAEWGDRVRMAETDLRAAGRITGTVDYAEAETPDVRDAVLIPVEKPKA; encoded by the coding sequence ATGACCGATGCACCCACCACGTCCGGCGCCGCCACGATCCCCGACAAGCCCTCCATCGAGGGACTGGAGGACAAGTGGGCGCAGGTATGGCGGGAGCAGGGCACCTACACCTTCGACCGCGCCAAGGGCCTGGCCGGTGGGCGCTCGGCGGTCTTCTCGATCGACACCCCGCCGCCGACCGCCTCCGGGTCGCTGCACATGGGCCACGTGTTCTCCTACACGCACACCGACTGCATGGCCCGCTACAAGCGCATGCAGGGGCTCGAGGTGTTCTACCCGATCGGTTGGGACGACAACGGCCTGCCCACCGAGAAGCGGGTCCAGAACTACTACGGCGTCCGCGGCGACGCCTCCCTCCCCTACGTCGAGGGGTTCGAGCCGCCGCACCGCGGTGACGCCAAGAGCCTCAAGGCCGCCGACACGCTGCCGATCTCGCGGCAGAACTTCATCGAGCTCTGCGACGAGCTGACCGTCGAGGACGAGAAGGCGTTCGAGTCGCTGTTCCGCCGGATGGGCTTCAGCCTCGACTGGGACATCTCCTACCGCACCATCGACGACCACTCGCGCGCGACGGCGCAGCAGGCCTTCCTGCGCAACCTCGCCCGCGGCGAGGCCTACCAGTCCGAGGCCCCCGGCCTCTGGGACGTCACCTTCCAGACCGCGGTCGCCCAGGCCGAGCTGGAGGCCCGCGACTACCCCGGCGCCTACCACCGCGTCGCCTTCCACGGCGCCGACGGCCCGATCCACATCGAGACCACCCGCCCCGAGCTCATCCCATCGGCGGTGGCGCTGATCGCCCACCCCGACGACGAGCGGTATGCCGCGTTGTTCGGGAGCACGGTGCGCTCACCGCTGTTCGGGGTCGAGATCCCGGTGGTGGCCCACCCGGCGGCCGAGCCCGACAAGGGCGCCGGCATCGCGATGTGCTGCACCTTCGGCGACCTCACCGACGTGCTGTGGTGGCGTGAGCTGCAGCTCCCCACCCGCTCGGTCATCACCCGCTCCGGACGGATCCAGGCCGAGACCCCCGAGTGGCTGGTCGGCACAGCCGGTGAGCAGCTGTTCGCCGAGCAGGTGGCGGGCAAGACGACGTTCTCGGCCCGCGAGGCGATCGTCGCCGCGCTGCGTGAGTCCGGCGACCTCGACGGGGAGCCCAAGGCCACCCAGCGCAAGGCCAACTTCTACGAGCGCGGAGAGAAGCCGCTCGAGATCGTGACCTCGCGCCAGTGGTACATCCGCAACGGCGGCCGCGACGCCGAGCTCAACGCCGAGATGATCGAACGGGGCCGGCAGGTCGACTTCCACCCGCCCTTCATGCGGGCCCGGTTCGAGAACTGGGTGAGCGGTCTGAACGGCGACTGGCTGATCTCGCGGCAGCGCTTCTTCGGGGTGCCGATCCCGGTCTGGTACCCGCTGGACGACCAGGGCGAGCCGGTCTGGGACAAGCAGCTCGTGCCCACCGAGGACCAGCTGCCGGTGGACCCTGCCGCGCAGGCCCCCGAGGGTTACGACGAGTCCCAGCGCGGTCAGGCCGGTGGCTTCGTCGGTGACCCCGACATCATGGACACCTGGGCGACGTCGTCTCTGACGCCCCAGATCGCCGGGCACTGGCGCGACGACCCCGAGCTCTTCGCCGGTGTCTTCCCGATGGACGTCCGACCCCAGGGCCACGACATCATCCGCACCTGGCTGTTCTCGACGGTGGTGCGCGCGCACTTCGAGTTCGGTTCGGTGCCGTGGCACAACGCTGCCCTGTCCGGCTGGATCCTCGACCCCGACCGCAAGAAGATGAGCAAGTCCAAGGGCAACGTCGTGACGCCCGAGGACGTCGTCAAGGAGCACAGCACCGACGCGGTCCGCTACTGGGCGGCCAGCGGTCGGCTCGGCGCGGACGCGGCCTACGACACCGGGCAGATGAAGGTCGGCCGCCGCCTGGCGATCAAGATCCTCAACGCGACCAAGTTCGCGCTCTCGTTCGGCGAGGTCGACCTCCAGCACAGGGGTGAGGTGGGGGACGACCTGGCGGCCGCGGTGGTCAACCCGCTGGACCGCGCCATGCTCGCCCAGCTCGGCGACGTCGTGGCCAAGGCCACCGCAGGCTTCGAGGCGTGGGACCACACCAGGGCGCTCGAGGTCACCGAGACCTTCTTCTGGACCTTCTGCGACGACTACCTCGAGCTGGTCAAGGACCGCGCCTACGGTGGGCAGGGCGACGCCGAGGCCGCGTCCGCCCGCGCCGCGCTGCGGATCGCCCTCGACGTGATGCTGCGCCTCTTCGCGCCGATGCTCCCCTACGTCACCGAGGAGGTCTGGTCGTGGTGGCACGAGGGTTCGGTGCACCGGGCTCCCTGGCCGACCACGGCCGACGCGGCGGCTGGCGAGGGCGGCGACGCAGCCGTCCTGGCGGCGGTCGGTGAGGCGCTGGCCGGGGTCCGCAAGGCGAAGTCCGAGGCGAAGGTCGGCATGCGTGCCGAGGTCGCCTCGATCGTCCTGGCCGGTCCGGCCGAGTGGGGCGACCGGGTGCGAATGGCCGAGACCGACCTGCGGGCGGCCGGCCGGATCACCGGCACGGTGGACTACGCCGAGGCCGAGACGCCTGACGTGCGCGACGCTGTACTGATCCCGGTGG